CTGTTCGAGCCAGCGCTTCAACTGCCCAAGAGCCTACGCCACCAATGCCAACCACACATACGTGAGATGCACGTAGTCGCTCCACTTGATCGTTGCCATAAAGGCGGCGTGTACCACCAAAACGTTGATCATATTGCTCAGAAGCAGGAGTCATAGATTGTTGCATTGGTTACCCTTAGCTACAGCAGCTGAAAATAAAAAAGAGTGCGTTTTATACGCACTCTTGAGTCAAATGTCTACTGCTGTTTTTGTGGGGGTATCGCCCAAGGCGCTTGAGTTGGAGAGCTTTGCAAACCAAGCTTCCACACCCGACCAAAATGCTTGTAGTGTCCAGCTTGTGTACCCGCATGTGCCCCCATGCCGTGGTACAAATCTAGATGGTTTTGTTTCACCGCTCCACCAGTATCTAGCACAATCAACATACGCAGCTCATGTGCCCCGCTCCACGTGCCATCAGCATTAAGCAGCGGTACTTCTGCCAAAATAGGGGTGCCCATCGGGAAGATAGAGCGATCACCAGCCACAGAAGCCATTGGCATTAAAGGAATGCCAGCGGTACCTGTAACGGGCGCTGCGTCTTGCGGCGTGAAAAAGACATACGAGTTATTTTGTTCTAGTAGCTCTTTAACCGCAGGTTCTTCTTGGCTCAATACCCACTCTTTAATAGCTTTTAGCGACATCTTTTCGCGAGCAACCTGCCCACGTTCAATCAAGACTCGACCAATACTGGTATATGCGTGACCATTCTTACCACCATAAGCAAAATACTCTAGCGTATCGTCATCGCCAAAATGAACAAAGCCACTGCCCTGCACTTCCATAATGAAAGGGTCAATCATATTGGCGGCATAACCCAATTCGAGCCCTTGCCCCTCGAGTGCACCATCATTAATTTGCGCACGCGTCGGGCAAGCTTTATCACAATCAGGTTTGGCATAAACTGGGTAACGGTACTCGTCGTCTGCTTGATGGCGCAGTTCGATCACTGGTGAGAAATAACCTGTGAACAGGACATTGCCTTTATCATCGCCACCGCCTAACTGGGCTATCTGAATACCATAATTACCTAGATCGGCAGGGTCACCACTTTGCAAAGCCCAAGCTTCTAGTTGCTGATACAACGGCTGATAAACACTGGCCATAGAAGGAGAACGCTCAACCACCTGTTTCGCCTGCTGCGAGAATGCATTGAGATTTCTTGGCGCATTAGAATGAACGGTTTCGGCTTTATTGAGGGTTTGGCTAAATTCACCATCAAGGTACTGTTGCCCTCGGTCTGTTGGCGGTTGCTGCGCACAGCCAGTAATGGCAATAGCCACACCGATAGATAGGATTTTTTTGAACACGAACTGAATTCCATTAGTTAGATAAACTCAGGATGACAAAGGGAAAAGCAGCGTGCAAGAAGGTTTTTGTAAATTCGAA
This portion of the Vibrio sp. SCSIO 43136 genome encodes:
- the mltA gene encoding murein transglycosylase A gives rise to the protein MFKKILSIGVAIAITGCAQQPPTDRGQQYLDGEFSQTLNKAETVHSNAPRNLNAFSQQAKQVVERSPSMASVYQPLYQQLEAWALQSGDPADLGNYGIQIAQLGGGDDKGNVLFTGYFSPVIELRHQADDEYRYPVYAKPDCDKACPTRAQINDGALEGQGLELGYAANMIDPFIMEVQGSGFVHFGDDDTLEYFAYGGKNGHAYTSIGRVLIERGQVAREKMSLKAIKEWVLSQEEPAVKELLEQNNSYVFFTPQDAAPVTGTAGIPLMPMASVAGDRSIFPMGTPILAEVPLLNADGTWSGAHELRMLIVLDTGGAVKQNHLDLYHGMGAHAGTQAGHYKHFGRVWKLGLQSSPTQAPWAIPPQKQQ